A DNA window from Macadamia integrifolia cultivar HAES 741 chromosome 4, SCU_Mint_v3, whole genome shotgun sequence contains the following coding sequences:
- the LOC122076691 gene encoding cullin-3A-like yields MSTQKRSNFQIEAFKHRVVVDPKYAEKTWKILEHAIHEIYNHNASGLSFEELYRNAYNMVLHKYGEKLYSGLVATMTMHLKEISKSIEAAQGALFLEELNRKWTDHNKALQMIRDILMYMDRNFIPSTHKTPVHELGLNLWRDNIIHSPKIQTRLLNTLLELVQKERTGEVINRGLMRNIIKMLMDLGSSVYQENFEKPFLEVSSNFYSVESQQFIECCDCGDYLKKAERRLNEEMERVSHYLDAKSETKITNVVEMEMIANHMQRLVHMENSGLVNMLVDDKYEDLGRMYNLFRRVPDGLSTIRDVMTAHIRETGKQLVADPERLRDPVDFVQRLLDEKDKHDKIISLAFNNDKTFQNALNSSFEYFINLNARSPEFISLFVDDKLRKGLKGVSEEDVEIVLDKVMMLFRYLQEKDVFEKYYKQHLAKRLLSGKTVSDDAERSLIVKLKTECGYQFTSKLEGMFTDMKTSQDTMQGFYACQAADTGDSPTLAVQVLTTGSWPTQPSSACNLPAEIMGVCEKFRAFYLGTHTGRRLSWQTNMGTADLKATFGRGQKHELNVSTYQMCILMLFNNSDHLNYKEIEQATEIPASDLKRCLQSLACVKGKNVLRKEPMSKDIGEDDAFFFNDKFTSKFYKVKIGTVVAQKESEPEKQETRQRVEEDRKPQIEAAIVRIMKSRRVLDHNNIVAEVTKQLQSRFLPNPVVIKKRIESLIEREFLERDKVDRKLYRYLA; encoded by the exons atgagtactcagaaaagaaGTAATTTTCAGATAGAGGCATTTAAACATCGGGTGGTTGTGGATCCGAAGTACGCAGAGAAGACATGGAAGATATTGGAGCATGCGATACATGAAATATATAATCACAACGCGAGTGGACTGAGTTTTGAAGAACTATATAG GAATGCTTACAATATGGTGTTGCACAAATATGGAGAAAAACTGTATTCCGGACTTGTGGCAACGATGACGATGCATCTAAAAGAAATATCCAAATCTATAGAAGCTGCTCAGGGAGCTTTGTTTCTGGAAGAGCTGAATAGGAAATGGACAGACCATAACAAGGCATTGCAGATGATCCGAGACATACTAATGTATATGGACAGGAATTTCATTCCCAGCACCCACAAAACGCCTGTCCATGAGCTTGGCTTGAACCTGTGGAGAGACAACATTATCCACTCTCCCAAGATACAGACAAGGCTTCTCAATACACTTCTTGAGCTTGTGCAGAAAGAACGAACTGGTGAAGTCATAAACAGGGGGTTGATGAGGAATATAATCAAGATGCTAATGGATTTGGGTTCATCTGTTTACCAGGAAAACTTTGAGAAGCCTTTCCTTGAGGTATCTTCCAATTTCTACAGTGTTGAGTCTCAGCAGTTCATCGAGTGCTGTGATTGTGGGGATTATCTGAAGAAAGCTGAGAGACGTCTAAATGAAGAGATGGAGAGAGTCTCCCATTACTTGGATGCAAAGAGTGAAACCAAGATAACTAATGTGGTAGAGATGGAGATGATTGCAAACCACATGCAGAGGTTAGTTCATATGGAGAACTCAGGCTTGGTGAACATGCTGGTGGATGATAAGTACGAAGACTTGGGGAGGATGTACAACTTATTCCGCCGGGTACCTGATGGACTCTCTACAATTAGAGATGTGATGACTGCTCATATTCGGGAAACTGGTAAGCAGTTGGTTGCTGATCCTGAGAGGTTAAGGGATCCTGTGGATTTTGTCCAGCGGCTCTTGGATGAAAAGGATAAACATGATAAGATAATCAGTTTGGCCTTCAACAACGACAAGACATTCCAAAATGCTTTAAATTCCTCCTTTGAATACTTCATTAATTTGAATGCTCGGTCTCCGGAGTTTATTTCCTTGTTTGTCGACGATAAGCTTCGTAAAGGCCTGAAAGGTGTCAGTGAGGAGGATGTAGAGATTGTCCTGGATAAGGTGATGATGCTCTTCCGTTACCTGCAAGAGAAGGATGTGTTTGAGAAGTACTACAAGCAACACTTGGCAAAACGACTTCTTTCAGGCAAAACTGTCTCAGATGATGCAGAGAGAAGTCTCATAGTTAAGCTCAAAACAGAATGTGGTTATCAGTTCACTTCCAAATTGGAAGGCATGTTTACAGACATGAAGACCTCTCAGGATACAATGCAAGGGTTTTATGCGTGCCAGGCTGCTGATACTGGGGACAGTCCTACACTGGCCGTCCAGGTCCTCACAACAGGGTCATGGCCAACTCAACCAAGCTCCGCATGCAATCTGCCAGCTGAGATTATGGGAGTGTGTGAAAAGTTCCGAGCGTTTTATCTAGGGACCCATACTGGGCGGAGATTGTCTTGGCAAACAAACATGGGCACAGCTGATCTGAAAGCAACCTTTGGAAGGGGCCAGAAGCATGAGCTGAATGTGTCCACATACCAGATGTGTATACTCATGCTGTTCAACAATTCTGACCACCTGAACTATAAGGAGATTGAACAAGCTACAGAGATACCAGCCTCAGACTTAAAGAGGTGCTTGCAGTCTCTGGCCTGTGTGAAGGGGAAGAATGTTCTTAGGAAGGAACCCATGAGCAAGGATATAGGCGAGGATGATGCCTTTTTCTTTAATGACAAGTTCACAAGTAAGTTCTACAAGGTGAAGATAGGCACAGTGGTTGCACAGAAGGAGTCAGAGCCAGAAAAGCAAGAGACCCGGCAGAGAGTGGAGGAGGACAGGAAACCCCAAATTGAGGCTGCAATTGTGAGGATCATGAAGTCAAGGAGGGTCCTGGATCACAACAACATTGTTGCTGAAGTCACAAAGCAGTTGCAGTCACGGTTCTTGCCCAACCCCGTTGTAATAAAGAAACGGATTGAATCCCTTATTGAGCGGGAGTTCTTGGAGAGGGACAAAGTAGACAGGAAACTGTATAGGTATCTTGCCTGA